Part of the Streptomyces sp. NBC_01353 genome, GATCCGCGCGGCTTCACCATGGCCTCGATGCGGGAGCGGATCGCGGAACGCCTTCGGTAGACAATGGCCGGGTGAACGCGTTCGACCTCTCCCGGCTGCGGCCCCGGCTCCCGTCCCCCTTGGAGCCGGTCGAGGACGAGCGGTTCACCCGCCGGGGCCTGCGGCTGTTGCTCAAGCGCGACGATCTGATCCATCCGGACCTGCCGGGCAACAAGTGGCGCAAGCTGGCGCTCAATCTGCGCGAGGCCGACGGCCGCCCTGTGCTCACCTTCGGCGGTGCGTACTCGAACCATCTGCGCGCCACGGCGGCCGCCGGCCGACTGCTCGGCTTCGGCACGATCGGGGTCGTACGAGGGGACGAGCTGGCCGGCCGCCCACTGAACCCCTCGCTGGCGCGGTGCGCGGCGGACGGGATGCGGCTGGTGTTCGTGGACCGGTCCACGTACCGGGCCAAGACGGATCCGACGGTGCTGGCGCGCATCCTGGGGCTGGCGGCGGAGGCGACCCATGCTGCGGGGGCCGCCATGGACGCCCCGTACGTCGTCCCCGAGGGCGGCAGCAACGCCCTCGCCGTGGAGGGCTGCGTGGAGCTCGGACGCGAACTGCGCGGGGCCGCCGACGTGGTCGCCGTCCCCTGCGGCACAGGAGGCACGCTGGCGGGCCTGGCGGCCGGTCTGGGCCCCGGACAGAGGGCCCTCGGCGTCCCGGTCCTCAGAGGCGGCTTCCTGGGCGACGAGATACGCGCCCTCCAACGCGCCGCCTTCGGGGGCCCACGCGGCGACTGGAGCCTCGACGAGCGCTTCCACGGCGGCGGTTACGCCCGTACGACCCCCGCCCTCGACGCGTTCGCGCACGACTTCGAAGCGCGGCATGGACTCGCCATCGAGCGGCTGTATGTGGCCAAAATGCTCTACGGACTTGTCGTCCTGGCCGAGGAGGGCGCGTTCGCCCCGGGCACGACCGTCGCGGCGGTGGTCACGGGCACCCCGTCCTGACCTCAGCCGGTCTCCTCGCGGTAGGCCGCCGCCTCCTCCAGGTCCAGTCGGCGCAGCAGGGTGCGCAGCATCTCGTCGTCGATGCGGCGCTCGTCCCGGAGCTGCACGAAGACCTCGCGCTCGGCGTCGATCATCTCTCGCGCCAGCCGCCGGTAGGTGTCGTCCACCGTCTCCCCGGTGACCTCGTTGACCGCGCCGAGGCGTTCCCACACCGCGTTGCGGCGCCGTTCCAGGACCGTGCGGAGCCGTTCGGCCAGCGGCTGGGGCAGGGCGTTGCTCTCGTCGCTCAGCAGGGCGTCGAGACGCTCCTCCGCGGCGCGGGACGCCTCGCTCTGGGCCTGGGCCTCCGCCAGGGTCTCCTGGTACGTGTCGCGGCCCGGCAGCTTCAGGATCCTGATGAGCGGCGGCAGCGTGAGGCCCTGGACGACGAGCGTCCCGATCACGGTCGTGAAGGTGAGGAAGAGGACGAGGTTGCGTGCGGGGAACTCCACGCCGTCCGTCGTCATCGGGATCGAGAAGGCGATGGCGAGGGAGACGACACCTCTCATCCCCGCCCAGCCGACGATCAGCGGCGCCTTCCAGTCCACCCCCGGTTCGCGCTCCCTGATGCGTTCGGACAGCCATCGGGGCAGGAAGGTGGCCGGGTAGACCCAGACGAACCGGACCACGACCACCGCGACGAACACGCCTACGGCGTACCAGATCGCTTCGGCGATCCCGTACCGCCCGAGGCCCTGGACGACGTACGGCAACTGCAGCCCGATCAGGGCGAAGACGGCGGACTCCAGGATGAAGGCGACCATCTTCCACACGGCCTCCTCCTGGAGGCGGGTCGCGAAGTCCACCTGCCAGTTGCGGTGTCCGAGGAAGAGGCCGACGACGACCACCGCGAGGACTCCGGAGGCGCCGACCTCCTCCGCCGCCGCGTAGGCGATGAAGGGGATCAGCAGCGAGAGGGTGTTCTGCAGCAGGGCCTCGCCGAGCCGGCAGCGGAGCCAGTGGATGGGGACCATCAGGACGAGACCGACGCCGATCCCGCCGATCGCCGCGAGCGCGAACTCGCCGATGCCGCCCGCCCAGCTGATGCCTTCCCCGACCGCCGCGGCGAGCGCGACCTTGTAGGCGGTGATGGCGGTGGCGTCGTTCACCAGGGACTCGCCCTGGAGGATGGTGGTGATCCGGTTCGGCAGCCCCAGCTTGCGGGCGATCGCGGTCGCCGCGACCGCGTCCGGCGGCGCGACGACCGCGCCCAGGACGAGAGCGGCGGTCAGCGGCAGGTCCGGGACAAGGACGTACGCGAGCCAGCCGACGGCCACGGTGGCGAACAGGACGTACCCGACCGAGAGCAGGGCGACGGGCCGGATGTTGGCCCGCAGATCGAGGTACGAGGAGTCCACCGCCGCCGTGTAGAGGAGCGGGGGCAGGATGAGCGGAAGGATGATGTGCGGGTCGAGGGTGTAGTCCGGGACCCCGGGGACGTACGACGCGGCGAGACCGACGGCCACCAGAAGCAGCGGCGCCGGTACGGGTGTCCGGCGGGCCAGGCCCGCCACCACGGCGCTCGCCGCGACGAGTCCCACCAACTGCAGTGCGTCCATCCCTCGGCCCCGTCCCCGTCTCGTTCCACCACGTAACCTGGCCATCATGAGCGAGTGCCCTCACGTTGCCGACATGCCGCGCCCCGAACCGGCGCCGCTGACCGACACCTGTCCCGAGTGCCTGGCCGACGGCACCCACCCCGTCCAGCTGCGGCTCTGCCTCAGCTGCGGGCACGTGGGGTGCTGCGACTCCTCGTCGGGGCGGCACGCGACCGGGCACTTCTCGACCACCGGGCACCCCGTGATGCGGACCTTCGAGCCGAACGAACGCTGGCGCTGGTGCTTCGTGGACGGTTCGATCGTCTGAGGGCTGGGTACGACACCCCGGCGATCGACTGCCGGTCGCCGCGCAATTGGGCCCCGCAGACCCCTAGCCACTGTCCGTACTCGTGGCCTTACCATGAGTGACAGACGGGGGCGGGGTCCCGCCAAGGACCCACGGCGACACGGCAGGATGGATCGCGATAGCGTCACGGCGGATTGCGCAACCGACTGCGCACCGCCCGGTTCGGGGGGCTTTCTCCCCTCGGGCCCCGAATGAGCTTGTGCCACCTTGGAGGTGAGGGTGTCCCAGATCGCAGGCGAGCCCGGGACCCAGGACTTCGTGGAAGTCCGGCTGCCCGCTGCGGGTGCCTACCTGTCCGTGCTGCGTACGGCCACGGCCGGTCTCGCGGCGCGCTTGGACTTCACCCTCGACGAGATCGAGGACTTGCGGATCGCGGTCGACGAGGCGTGCGCCATCCTGCTCCAGCAGGCCGTACCGGGGTCCGTACTGAGCTGCGTCTTCCGCCTGGTCGACGACTCGCTCGACGTGACGGTGTCGGCCCCGACGACCGACGGGCGGGCACCGGAGCGGGACACCTTCGCGTGGACCGTGCTCTCCGCACTGGCCGGGAAGGTCGAGTCGTCCGTGGCGGAGGACCGCACGGTCTCCATCAGCCTGTACAAACAGCGCGGCGCGGGGCCAGGCCCGGCGTGAGGAGCGGGGACGCGACGGCCGGCATCCCTGAGCAGCAGGCGCGGCCGCATCCGGAGGTCGAGGTCGAGGTCGCTACGGAGCAGGCGGTCCACATGAGCGAGCACCAGCAGCACAACGAGGTTTCCGAGCCGCGGGAGGCTCCGGAGGCGCACGAGTCCCGGGAGGCTCCGGAAGCTCACGAGTCCCAGGAGACTCCGGAGACACACGAGTCCCAGAGGGCTCCGGAGGCGCACCAGGGCGTCCGGGAGGTTCTGGAGACCCCCGAGCCGCGCGATCCGCACGACCGGAGCGGAGCGCGCGCGCTCTTCATCGAGTTGCGCAAGCTCCCGGAGGGCTCTGCCGAGAAGGCGGAGCTGCGCAATCAGCTGGTACGGATGCATCTGCCGCTGGTAGAGCACCTGGCCCGGCGCTTCCGCAATCGGGGCGAGCCGCTCGACGACCTGACGCAGGTGGCGACGATCGGCCTGATCAAGTCGGTGGACCGGTTCGACCCGGAGCGGGGCGTCGAGTTCTCGACGTACGCGACTCCGACGGTCGTCGGCGAGATCAAGCGCCACTTCCGGGACAAGGGCTGGGCGGTCCGGGTGCCGCGCCGTCTGCAGGAGCTGCGGCTCTCGCTGACGACGGCGACGGCGGAGCTCTCCCAGCTGCACGGCCGCTCGCCGACGGTGCACGAGCTGGCGGAGCGGCTCGGGATCTCGGAGGAGGAGGTCCTGGAGGGCCTGGAGTCGGCGAACGCCTACTCGACGCTCTCGCTGGACGTCCCGGACACGGACGACGAGTCGCCGGCGGTCGCGGACACGCTGGGTGCGGAGGACGAGGCCCTGGAGGGCGTCGAGTACCGCGAGTCGCTCAAGCCTCTCCTGGAGGACCTGCCGCCCCGGGAGAAGCGGATCCTGCTGCTGCGCTTCTTCGGCAACATGACACAGTCGCAGATCGCGCAGGAGGTCGGCATCTCGCAGATGCACGTCTCCCGACTGCTGGCCCGCACGCTGGCGCAGCTCCGGGAGAAGCTCCTCGTGGAGGAGTAGTCACCACCGGCGGGCCGAAGGCCCGCCGCAGAGCCCGACGCGGGCGTTACGCCTCGCCGCGACGGCCGATGCCCAGGGCCTCGGTCGTCGCCGGGTTCACCAGGAGGACGAGGCCGGTCACGGCGAGGACCGCGAGGGCGATGCCGGCCGGGATCATGGCGCTGTTCGCCTGGAGGAGCTGCCAGGCGACCGGCAGGGCCAGGATCTGGGTGATGATCGCGGGGCCGCGGCTCCATCCCCGGCGCAGCAGCAGACCGCGTGCCGCCGCCCCCGGGATCACGCCGAGCGCGATCAGCGTCGCCCCGCCGGTGACCGCCTGGGTCAAGCTGTCGGGGTTGCCGGTGAGCCCGGTCACGAGCACGTACACGCCCCCGATCACCAGCGCGAGGGCCTCGATACCGGCCACCGCGGCGGCGGCCGTCAACCGGACAGGGCGGGGAGTCTGCTCCGTACTGCTCATACCCGGCAGGGTAGCCGGGGCCCGCTGCGGAGCTGTCCGGCAGGTGGCCGCGACTGGGATCGGTACCGCCGGGTAGGTACGCTGGCGGCCATGCGCGCACTTCTCGTGGTCAATCCGGCAGCCACCACCACCAGTGCGCGCACGCGTGACGTTCTCATCCACGCGCTGGCGAGCGAGATGAAGCTGGAGGCCGTCACCACCGAGTACCGCGGCCACGCCCGCGACCTCGGCCGCCGGGCCGCGGACTCCGACGACATCGACATGGTCGTCGCCCTGGGTGGCGACGGCACGGTGAACGAGGTCGTGAACGGGCTGCTGCACGACGGGCCGGACCCGGACCGGCTCCCCGGTCTCGCGGTGGTGCCCGGCGGGTCGACGAATGTCTTCGCCCGCGCGCTGGGTCTGCCGAACGACGCCGTCGAGGCGACCGGCGCACTGCTCGACGCGCTCCGTGAGCGCCGGGCACGCACAGTGAGCCTCGGGCTCGCCTCCGGGACCCCGGGGACGGACGACGAGGGGGTGCCGGCCCGCTGGTTCACCTTCTGTGCCGGCTTCGGTTTCGACGCCAGTGTCATCGGGCGAGTCGAACAGCAGCGGGAGCGCGGGAAGCGTTCGACCCACGCGC contains:
- a CDS encoding pyridoxal-phosphate dependent enzyme → MNAFDLSRLRPRLPSPLEPVEDERFTRRGLRLLLKRDDLIHPDLPGNKWRKLALNLREADGRPVLTFGGAYSNHLRATAAAGRLLGFGTIGVVRGDELAGRPLNPSLARCAADGMRLVFVDRSTYRAKTDPTVLARILGLAAEATHAAGAAMDAPYVVPEGGSNALAVEGCVELGRELRGAADVVAVPCGTGGTLAGLAAGLGPGQRALGVPVLRGGFLGDEIRALQRAAFGGPRGDWSLDERFHGGGYARTTPALDAFAHDFEARHGLAIERLYVAKMLYGLVVLAEEGAFAPGTTVAAVVTGTPS
- a CDS encoding Na+/H+ antiporter; the protein is MDALQLVGLVAASAVVAGLARRTPVPAPLLLVAVGLAASYVPGVPDYTLDPHIILPLILPPLLYTAAVDSSYLDLRANIRPVALLSVGYVLFATVAVGWLAYVLVPDLPLTAALVLGAVVAPPDAVAATAIARKLGLPNRITTILQGESLVNDATAITAYKVALAAAVGEGISWAGGIGEFALAAIGGIGVGLVLMVPIHWLRCRLGEALLQNTLSLLIPFIAYAAAEEVGASGVLAVVVVGLFLGHRNWQVDFATRLQEEAVWKMVAFILESAVFALIGLQLPYVVQGLGRYGIAEAIWYAVGVFVAVVVVRFVWVYPATFLPRWLSERIREREPGVDWKAPLIVGWAGMRGVVSLAIAFSIPMTTDGVEFPARNLVLFLTFTTVIGTLVVQGLTLPPLIRILKLPGRDTYQETLAEAQAQSEASRAAEERLDALLSDESNALPQPLAERLRTVLERRRNAVWERLGAVNEVTGETVDDTYRRLAREMIDAEREVFVQLRDERRIDDEMLRTLLRRLDLEEAAAYREETG
- a CDS encoding UBP-type zinc finger domain-containing protein, which encodes MSECPHVADMPRPEPAPLTDTCPECLADGTHPVQLRLCLSCGHVGCCDSSSGRHATGHFSTTGHPVMRTFEPNERWRWCFVDGSIV
- a CDS encoding anti-sigma regulatory factor; the encoded protein is MSQIAGEPGTQDFVEVRLPAAGAYLSVLRTATAGLAARLDFTLDEIEDLRIAVDEACAILLQQAVPGSVLSCVFRLVDDSLDVTVSAPTTDGRAPERDTFAWTVLSALAGKVESSVAEDRTVSISLYKQRGAGPGPA
- a CDS encoding SigB/SigF/SigG family RNA polymerase sigma factor — encoded protein: MDRALRTGREGRVVRGGGPHGLHQPVQTARRGARPGVRSGDATAGIPEQQARPHPEVEVEVATEQAVHMSEHQQHNEVSEPREAPEAHESREAPEAHESQETPETHESQRAPEAHQGVREVLETPEPRDPHDRSGARALFIELRKLPEGSAEKAELRNQLVRMHLPLVEHLARRFRNRGEPLDDLTQVATIGLIKSVDRFDPERGVEFSTYATPTVVGEIKRHFRDKGWAVRVPRRLQELRLSLTTATAELSQLHGRSPTVHELAERLGISEEEVLEGLESANAYSTLSLDVPDTDDESPAVADTLGAEDEALEGVEYRESLKPLLEDLPPREKRILLLRFFGNMTQSQIAQEVGISQMHVSRLLARTLAQLREKLLVEE
- a CDS encoding diacylglycerol kinase family protein — protein: MRALLVVNPAATTTSARTRDVLIHALASEMKLEAVTTEYRGHARDLGRRAADSDDIDMVVALGGDGTVNEVVNGLLHDGPDPDRLPGLAVVPGGSTNVFARALGLPNDAVEATGALLDALRERRARTVSLGLASGTPGTDDEGVPARWFTFCAGFGFDASVIGRVEQQRERGKRSTHALYLRQVVRQFLGESNRRHGTISLDRPGQDPVEGLVLSIICNTSPWTYLGNRPVYASPEASFETALDVLGLSRLSTPAVARYATQLLTSSPERGPHGKHALSLHDLTDFTLHSKVPLPLQMDGDHLGLRTSVTFTGVRRALRVIV